The following proteins are encoded in a genomic region of Danio rerio strain Tuebingen ecotype United States chromosome 16, GRCz12tu, whole genome shotgun sequence:
- the phf20l1 gene encoding PHD finger protein 20-like protein 1 isoform X6, with translation MSKKTPNRPGITFEVGARVEAQDYLQKWYPSRIEKIDYDEGKMLVHFDRWSHRYDEWILWDSNRLRPLERPALRKEGLKEEEERLSEMRASRLRELPGSTESTEDQKDLPQQRQELRDGEEVLARWTDCRYYPAKIESINKEGTYTVQFYDGVIRCVKRIHIKSMPEDAKGQQDWIALVKAASAAAKNKGGNRPRTSANSNKDREDRREQRSDEEEDDDDADEDDDDDEDDDEEEEDSESEKLDLDSEEEDSKPPAEELESAIAKRRSKRQGNPCSIKRSRLGKGAGCADTETELKAETKELPVTPQQKVPSPEPSPADEKSQSVSAQKTTPSLSNPPACKARSRRLKHDSGESASSCQNTPAAPESSPLPSPTQTLPDSTHTAPSSSPQRRRRSQRLATTSDLICPPSPHTRDTATHPTPPPDGPLIADEDSSTLVKTEAISQKPVSESPSTATSTASAQAPITEKEKMNDVLPSNQAALEGNSPAVVPAAIQKVPSRTPKANKHAREPIINTKRSDDPLAPNECIIDLDHNKFKCKVSGCSKAFRKAKLLDYHLKYYHNTEKEMDTEVCSPEREGRTRATSASMPTSTLSDVPDNKRRRTVSTSSSLSSQGFMLQMDSGGCVRPSKFCKKKRSSASMSSDSTEVSLPPPTFDNLHDKIIKKDKHLDGLCIKTERKFKLDDKCQLFVKKRDKDRRDRKEKDLFRIKQKKKKKKKKKSKLHCYPDLDEMSLAYLERPSSPPHRSSSSAFKHSTFQYPRAILSVDLTGENLSDIDFLEDSTTESLLFSGDEYNQDLDSITMEDFQDEDDDGADEIVRCICEMDEENGFMIQCEECMCWQHSVCMGLLEDSIPEQYICYICRDPPGQRWSAKYRHDKDWLQKGHMYGLSFLTENYSHQNAKKIVSTHQLLADVYSVKNLLHGLQLKMDILQNKHNPSLHLWARSWVNSDEDQPMGGVPDGLHFKEHLNQNSNPETYITSEHSYQKPPGTGAEHTRDEQGMQMGSQFNIKEEEVSSAIALSGCVNDSSVEQTRNCLQWQMNLLTHIEDIQNQLSGRMDLIEKELDVLESWLDFTGELEPPDPLARLPQLKCRIKQLLTDLGKVQQMSTLCSV, from the exons ATGAGCAAAAAAACTCCAAATCGACCAGGGATCACGTTCGAGGTTGGTGCCAGGGTCGAGGCCCAGGATTATCTACAAAAATG GTACCCTTCACGCATTGAGAAGATTGATTATGATGAAGGAAAGATGCTTGTGCATTTTGACCGTTGGAGCCATAGGTATGATGAATGGATTCTGTGGGACAGCAACAGACTTCGACCCTTAGAGAGACCGGCACTCCGCAAAGAGGGTCTCAAAGAAGAGGAG GAGAGACTCAGCGAGATGAGAGCATCTCGCCTTCGTGAGCTTCCTGGAAGTACAGAGAGCACAGAAGACCAAAAAGACTTACCCCAGCAGAGACAA GAATTGAGAGACGGGGAGGAAGTGCTTGCACGATGGACAGATTGCCGCTACTACCCTGCAAAGATAGAAAGTATCAACAAGGAAG gaACTTACACTGTACAATTTTATGATGGTGTCATTCGCTGTGTGAAAAGAATCCATATCAAGTCCATGCCAGAAGATGCAAAAGGACAA CAGGACTGGATCGCACTGGTGAAAGCTGCCTCTGCTGCGGCCAAGAATAAAGGAGGAAACAGACCACGTACCAGCGCCAACAGCAACAAGGACAGAGAGGATAGGAGAGAACAGCGGTCAGATgaagaggaggatgatgatgatgctgacgaggatgatgatgatgatgaagatgatgatgaggaggaggaggacagtGAATCGGAGAAACTTG ATCTGGACTCAGAAGAAGAGGACAGTAAGCCACCTGCTGAGGAACTTGAATCGGCTATAGCAAAGAGGAGGAGCAAAAGACAAGGCAACCCGTGCAGCATTAAAAGGAGTCGCCTTGGCAAAGGAGCAG GGTGTGCTGACACTGAGACTGAATTGAAAGCAGAGACTAAAGAGCTTCCAGTGACACCACAGCAG AAAGTACCAAGTCCAGAGCCTAGTCCAGCTGATGAGAAGTCCCAGTCGGTCAGTGCCCAAAAGACAACCCCATCCCTCTCTAACCCACCTGCATGCAAAGCTCGTTCAAGAAGACTGAAACATGACTCTGGAGAGTCCGCATCCAGCTGTCAGAACACACCTGCAGCCCCCGAATCTAGTCCTTTACCCAGCCCAACACAAACCCTTCCAGACAGCACACACACTG CCCCTTCCAGCTCCCCCCAAAGAAGGAGACGATCTCAACGTCTAGCAACAACCTCTGACTTGATCTGTCCGCCGTCACCACACACAAGGGATACAGCTACTCATCCTACACCACCACCAGATGGACCTCTGATAGCTG ATGAAGACAGCAGCACTCTGGTTAAAACAGAAGCTATTTCACAAAAGCCAGTTTCAGAAAGCCCATCCACAGCTACTTCCACTGCCAGTGCTCAGGCACCAATCACTGAGAAGGagaaaatgaatgatgttttGCCCAGTAATCAAGCAGCACTTGAAGGGAACTCACCTGCTGTAGTCCCAG CTGCAATTCAGAAAGTTCCTTCTAGAACACCTAAAGCCAACAAACATGCCAGAGAACCAA TCATAAACACCAAGAGGTCTGATGACCCCTTAGCTCCCAACGAGTGTATAATAGATCTGGACCATAATAAATTTAAGTGTAAAGTCTCTGGCTGCTCGAAAGCGTTCCGGAAAGCTAAGCTGTTGGACTATCACCTGAAGTACTATCACAACACTGAGAAAGAAATGGACACCGAGGTCTGCTCCCCAGAGAGGGAGGGCCGCACCAGGGCCACGTCTGCTTCCATGCCTACAAGCACATTATCAGATGTCCCCGATAACAAGAGGCGCAGGACCGTCTCTACTTCTTCCT CTCTGTCCTCTCAGGGCTTCATGCTTCAAATGGACAGTGGTGGCTGTGTGCGGCCTTCTAAGTTTTGTAAAAAGAAACGCTCGTCTGCCTCTATGAGTTCAGACAGTACAGAGGTCTCCCTTCCACCTCCCACCTTTGATAACCTCCACGACAAGATTATCAAGAAGGACAAGCACTTGGATG GTCTTTGTATAAAAACAGAGCGTAAATTCAAACTGGATGATAAATGTCAACTGTTTG TCAAAAAGAGGGATAAAGACCGGAGAGACAGAAAAGAAAAGGACCTTTTCCGAattaaacagaagaaaaagaaaaaaaagaagaaaaaatcaaaACTGCATT GTTACCCAGACCTGGATGAGATGTCGTTGGCTTACTTGGAGAGACCGTCTTCCCCACCGCATCGTTCTTCCTCTAGTGCCTTCAAGCACAGCACCTTCCAATACCCTCGTGCCATACTATCTGTCGACCTCACCGGGGAGA ACCTTTCAGACATCGACTTCCTGGAAGACTCGACAACTGAGAGCTTACTGTTCAGTGGAGATGAGTATAACCAGGATCTAGACTCAATCACTATGGAGGACTTTcaggatgaggatgatgatggtgCTGATGAAATTGTTCGCTGCATATGCGAGATGGATGAAGAAAATGGCTTCATGATTCAG TGTGAAGAATGTATGTGCTGGCAGCACAGTGTATGTATGGGGCTTTTGGAGGACAGCATCCCTGAACAGTACATCTGTTACATCTGTAGAGACCCTCCAG GTCAGAGGTGGAGCGCAAAGTACCGCCATGATAAAGACTGGCTTCAAAAAGGCCACATGTACGGCCTGTCTTTCCTCACCGAGAACTACTCGCATCAGAATGCCAAGAAAATCGTGTCCACTCACCAGCTGCTGGCTGATGTTTACAGTGTTAAAAACCTGCTCCATGGCCTTCAGCTAAAGATGGATATTTTACA GAACAAGCATAACCCAAGTTTACACTTGTGGGCTCGGTCTTGGGTAAACTCTGATGAGGACCAGCCTATGGGTGGAGTTCCAGACGGTCTACATTTCAAAGAGCACCTTAATCAGAATTCAAACCCTGAAACCTACATTACTAGTGAGCACAGCTACCAAAAACCACCTGGGACTGGTGCCGAGCACACAAGAGATGAGCAGGGGATGCAAATGGGCTCTCAGTTTAACATAAAGGAAGAAGAG GTCAGCAGTGCCATTGCTCTGTCTGGATGTGTTAATGACAGCAGTGTGGAGCAGACCAGGAACTGCCTGCAGTGGCAGATGAACCTGCTCACACACATAGAGGACATTCAGAACCAGTTGTCGGGCCGCATGGACCTCATTGAGAAAGAGCTTGATG TGCTGGAGAGCTGGCTGGACTTCACTGGTGAATTGGAGCCTCCTGATCCTCTGGCCCGACTCCCTCAGCTCAAGTGCCGCATCAAACAGCTTCTGACTGACCTGGGAAAAGTGCAGCAGATGAGCACCCTCTGCTCTGTGTGA
- the phf20l1 gene encoding PHD finger protein 20-like protein 1 isoform X13, with protein MSKKTPNRPGITFEVGARVEAQDYLQKWYPSRIEKIDYDEGKMLVHFDRWSHRYDEWILWDSNRLRPLERPALRKEGLKEEEELRDGEEVLARWTDCRYYPAKIESINKEGTYTVQFYDGVIRCVKRIHIKSMPEDAKGQQDWIALVKAASAAAKNKGGNRPRTSANSNKDREDRREQRSDEEEDDDDADEDDDDDEDDDEEEEDSESEKLADLDSEEEDSKPPAEELESAIAKRRSKRQGNPCSIKRSRLGKGAGCADTETELKAETKELPVTPQQKVPSPEPSPADEKSQSVSAQKTTPSLSNPPACKARSRRLKHDSGESASSCQNTPAAPESSPLPSPTQTLPDSTHTAPSSSPQRRRRSQRLATTSDLICPPSPHTRDTATHPTPPPDGPLIADEDSSTLVKTEAISQKPVSESPSTATSTASAQAPITEKEKMNDVLPSNQAALEGNSPAVVPAAIQKVPSRTPKANKHAREPIINTKRSDDPLAPNECIIDLDHNKFKCKVSGCSKAFRKAKLLDYHLKYYHNTEKEMDTEVCSPEREGRTRATSASMPTSTLSDVPDNKRRRTVSTSSSLSSQGFMLQMDSGGCVRPSKFCKKKRSSASMSSDSTEVSLPPPTFDNLHDKIIKKDKHLDGLCIKTERKFKLDDKCQLFVKKRDKDRRDRKEKDLFRIKQKKKKKKKKKSKLHCYPDLDEMSLAYLERPSSPPHRSSSSAFKHSTFQYPRAILSVDLTGENLSDIDFLEDSTTESLLFSGDEYNQDLDSITMEDFQDEDDDGADEIVRCICEMDEENGFMIQCEECMCWQHSVCMGLLEDSIPEQYICYICRDPPGQRWSAKYRHDKDWLQKGHMYGLSFLTENYSHQNAKKIVSTHQLLADVYSVKNLLHGLQLKMDILQNKHNPSLHLWARSWVNSDEDQPMGGVPDGLHFKEHLNQNSNPETYITSEHSYQKPPGTGAEHTRDEQGMQMGSQFNIKEEEVSSAIALSGCVNDSSVEQTRNCLQWQMNLLTHIEDIQNQLSGRMDLIEKELDVLESWLDFTGELEPPDPLARLPQLKCRIKQLLTDLGKVQQMSTLCSV; from the exons ATGAGCAAAAAAACTCCAAATCGACCAGGGATCACGTTCGAGGTTGGTGCCAGGGTCGAGGCCCAGGATTATCTACAAAAATG GTACCCTTCACGCATTGAGAAGATTGATTATGATGAAGGAAAGATGCTTGTGCATTTTGACCGTTGGAGCCATAGGTATGATGAATGGATTCTGTGGGACAGCAACAGACTTCGACCCTTAGAGAGACCGGCACTCCGCAAAGAGGGTCTCAAAGAAGAGGAG GAATTGAGAGACGGGGAGGAAGTGCTTGCACGATGGACAGATTGCCGCTACTACCCTGCAAAGATAGAAAGTATCAACAAGGAAG gaACTTACACTGTACAATTTTATGATGGTGTCATTCGCTGTGTGAAAAGAATCCATATCAAGTCCATGCCAGAAGATGCAAAAGGACAA CAGGACTGGATCGCACTGGTGAAAGCTGCCTCTGCTGCGGCCAAGAATAAAGGAGGAAACAGACCACGTACCAGCGCCAACAGCAACAAGGACAGAGAGGATAGGAGAGAACAGCGGTCAGATgaagaggaggatgatgatgatgctgacgaggatgatgatgatgatgaagatgatgatgaggaggaggaggacagtGAATCGGAGAAACTTG CAGATCTGGACTCAGAAGAAGAGGACAGTAAGCCACCTGCTGAGGAACTTGAATCGGCTATAGCAAAGAGGAGGAGCAAAAGACAAGGCAACCCGTGCAGCATTAAAAGGAGTCGCCTTGGCAAAGGAGCAG GGTGTGCTGACACTGAGACTGAATTGAAAGCAGAGACTAAAGAGCTTCCAGTGACACCACAGCAG AAAGTACCAAGTCCAGAGCCTAGTCCAGCTGATGAGAAGTCCCAGTCGGTCAGTGCCCAAAAGACAACCCCATCCCTCTCTAACCCACCTGCATGCAAAGCTCGTTCAAGAAGACTGAAACATGACTCTGGAGAGTCCGCATCCAGCTGTCAGAACACACCTGCAGCCCCCGAATCTAGTCCTTTACCCAGCCCAACACAAACCCTTCCAGACAGCACACACACTG CCCCTTCCAGCTCCCCCCAAAGAAGGAGACGATCTCAACGTCTAGCAACAACCTCTGACTTGATCTGTCCGCCGTCACCACACACAAGGGATACAGCTACTCATCCTACACCACCACCAGATGGACCTCTGATAGCTG ATGAAGACAGCAGCACTCTGGTTAAAACAGAAGCTATTTCACAAAAGCCAGTTTCAGAAAGCCCATCCACAGCTACTTCCACTGCCAGTGCTCAGGCACCAATCACTGAGAAGGagaaaatgaatgatgttttGCCCAGTAATCAAGCAGCACTTGAAGGGAACTCACCTGCTGTAGTCCCAG CTGCAATTCAGAAAGTTCCTTCTAGAACACCTAAAGCCAACAAACATGCCAGAGAACCAA TCATAAACACCAAGAGGTCTGATGACCCCTTAGCTCCCAACGAGTGTATAATAGATCTGGACCATAATAAATTTAAGTGTAAAGTCTCTGGCTGCTCGAAAGCGTTCCGGAAAGCTAAGCTGTTGGACTATCACCTGAAGTACTATCACAACACTGAGAAAGAAATGGACACCGAGGTCTGCTCCCCAGAGAGGGAGGGCCGCACCAGGGCCACGTCTGCTTCCATGCCTACAAGCACATTATCAGATGTCCCCGATAACAAGAGGCGCAGGACCGTCTCTACTTCTTCCT CTCTGTCCTCTCAGGGCTTCATGCTTCAAATGGACAGTGGTGGCTGTGTGCGGCCTTCTAAGTTTTGTAAAAAGAAACGCTCGTCTGCCTCTATGAGTTCAGACAGTACAGAGGTCTCCCTTCCACCTCCCACCTTTGATAACCTCCACGACAAGATTATCAAGAAGGACAAGCACTTGGATG GTCTTTGTATAAAAACAGAGCGTAAATTCAAACTGGATGATAAATGTCAACTGTTTG TCAAAAAGAGGGATAAAGACCGGAGAGACAGAAAAGAAAAGGACCTTTTCCGAattaaacagaagaaaaagaaaaaaaagaagaaaaaatcaaaACTGCATT GTTACCCAGACCTGGATGAGATGTCGTTGGCTTACTTGGAGAGACCGTCTTCCCCACCGCATCGTTCTTCCTCTAGTGCCTTCAAGCACAGCACCTTCCAATACCCTCGTGCCATACTATCTGTCGACCTCACCGGGGAGA ACCTTTCAGACATCGACTTCCTGGAAGACTCGACAACTGAGAGCTTACTGTTCAGTGGAGATGAGTATAACCAGGATCTAGACTCAATCACTATGGAGGACTTTcaggatgaggatgatgatggtgCTGATGAAATTGTTCGCTGCATATGCGAGATGGATGAAGAAAATGGCTTCATGATTCAG TGTGAAGAATGTATGTGCTGGCAGCACAGTGTATGTATGGGGCTTTTGGAGGACAGCATCCCTGAACAGTACATCTGTTACATCTGTAGAGACCCTCCAG GTCAGAGGTGGAGCGCAAAGTACCGCCATGATAAAGACTGGCTTCAAAAAGGCCACATGTACGGCCTGTCTTTCCTCACCGAGAACTACTCGCATCAGAATGCCAAGAAAATCGTGTCCACTCACCAGCTGCTGGCTGATGTTTACAGTGTTAAAAACCTGCTCCATGGCCTTCAGCTAAAGATGGATATTTTACA GAACAAGCATAACCCAAGTTTACACTTGTGGGCTCGGTCTTGGGTAAACTCTGATGAGGACCAGCCTATGGGTGGAGTTCCAGACGGTCTACATTTCAAAGAGCACCTTAATCAGAATTCAAACCCTGAAACCTACATTACTAGTGAGCACAGCTACCAAAAACCACCTGGGACTGGTGCCGAGCACACAAGAGATGAGCAGGGGATGCAAATGGGCTCTCAGTTTAACATAAAGGAAGAAGAG GTCAGCAGTGCCATTGCTCTGTCTGGATGTGTTAATGACAGCAGTGTGGAGCAGACCAGGAACTGCCTGCAGTGGCAGATGAACCTGCTCACACACATAGAGGACATTCAGAACCAGTTGTCGGGCCGCATGGACCTCATTGAGAAAGAGCTTGATG TGCTGGAGAGCTGGCTGGACTTCACTGGTGAATTGGAGCCTCCTGATCCTCTGGCCCGACTCCCTCAGCTCAAGTGCCGCATCAAACAGCTTCTGACTGACCTGGGAAAAGTGCAGCAGATGAGCACCCTCTGCTCTGTGTGA
- the phf20l1 gene encoding PHD finger protein 20-like protein 1 isoform X1, with protein sequence MSKKTPNRPGITFEVGARVEAQDYLQKWYPSRIEKIDYDEGKMLVHFDRWSHRYDEWILWDSNRLRPLERPALRKEGLKEEEVSERLSEMRASRLRELPGSTESTEDQKDLPQQRQELRDGEEVLARWTDCRYYPAKIESINKEGTYTVQFYDGVIRCVKRIHIKSMPEDAKGQQDWIALVKAASAAAKNKGGNRPRTSANSNKDREDRREQRSDEEEDDDDADEDDDDDEDDDEEEEDSESEKLADLDSEEEDSKPPAEELESAIAKRRSKRQGNPCSIKRSRLGKGAGCADTETELKAETKELPVTPQQKVPSPEPSPADEKSQSVSAQKTTPSLSNPPACKARSRRLKHDSGESASSCQNTPAAPESSPLPSPTQTLPDSTHTAPSSSPQRRRRSQRLATTSDLICPPSPHTRDTATHPTPPPDGPLIADEDSSTLVKTEAISQKPVSESPSTATSTASAQAPITEKEKMNDVLPSNQAALEGNSPAVVPAAIQKVPSRTPKANKHAREPIINTKRSDDPLAPNECIIDLDHNKFKCKVSGCSKAFRKAKLLDYHLKYYHNTEKEMDTEVCSPEREGRTRATSASMPTSTLSDVPDNKRRRTVSTSSSLSSQGFMLQMDSGGCVRPSKFCKKKRSSASMSSDSTEVSLPPPTFDNLHDKIIKKDKHLDGLCIKTERKFKLDDKCQLFVKKRDKDRRDRKEKDLFRIKQKKKKKKKKKSKLHCYPDLDEMSLAYLERPSSPPHRSSSSAFKHSTFQYPRAILSVDLTGENLSDIDFLEDSTTESLLFSGDEYNQDLDSITMEDFQDEDDDGADEIVRCICEMDEENGFMIQCEECMCWQHSVCMGLLEDSIPEQYICYICRDPPGQRWSAKYRHDKDWLQKGHMYGLSFLTENYSHQNAKKIVSTHQLLADVYSVKNLLHGLQLKMDILQNKHNPSLHLWARSWVNSDEDQPMGGVPDGLHFKEHLNQNSNPETYITSEHSYQKPPGTGAEHTRDEQGMQMGSQFNIKEEEVSSAIALSGCVNDSSVEQTRNCLQWQMNLLTHIEDIQNQLSGRMDLIEKELDVLESWLDFTGELEPPDPLARLPQLKCRIKQLLTDLGKVQQMSTLCSV encoded by the exons ATGAGCAAAAAAACTCCAAATCGACCAGGGATCACGTTCGAGGTTGGTGCCAGGGTCGAGGCCCAGGATTATCTACAAAAATG GTACCCTTCACGCATTGAGAAGATTGATTATGATGAAGGAAAGATGCTTGTGCATTTTGACCGTTGGAGCCATAGGTATGATGAATGGATTCTGTGGGACAGCAACAGACTTCGACCCTTAGAGAGACCGGCACTCCGCAAAGAGGGTCTCAAAGAAGAGGAGGTGTCT GAGAGACTCAGCGAGATGAGAGCATCTCGCCTTCGTGAGCTTCCTGGAAGTACAGAGAGCACAGAAGACCAAAAAGACTTACCCCAGCAGAGACAA GAATTGAGAGACGGGGAGGAAGTGCTTGCACGATGGACAGATTGCCGCTACTACCCTGCAAAGATAGAAAGTATCAACAAGGAAG gaACTTACACTGTACAATTTTATGATGGTGTCATTCGCTGTGTGAAAAGAATCCATATCAAGTCCATGCCAGAAGATGCAAAAGGACAA CAGGACTGGATCGCACTGGTGAAAGCTGCCTCTGCTGCGGCCAAGAATAAAGGAGGAAACAGACCACGTACCAGCGCCAACAGCAACAAGGACAGAGAGGATAGGAGAGAACAGCGGTCAGATgaagaggaggatgatgatgatgctgacgaggatgatgatgatgatgaagatgatgatgaggaggaggaggacagtGAATCGGAGAAACTTG CAGATCTGGACTCAGAAGAAGAGGACAGTAAGCCACCTGCTGAGGAACTTGAATCGGCTATAGCAAAGAGGAGGAGCAAAAGACAAGGCAACCCGTGCAGCATTAAAAGGAGTCGCCTTGGCAAAGGAGCAG GGTGTGCTGACACTGAGACTGAATTGAAAGCAGAGACTAAAGAGCTTCCAGTGACACCACAGCAG AAAGTACCAAGTCCAGAGCCTAGTCCAGCTGATGAGAAGTCCCAGTCGGTCAGTGCCCAAAAGACAACCCCATCCCTCTCTAACCCACCTGCATGCAAAGCTCGTTCAAGAAGACTGAAACATGACTCTGGAGAGTCCGCATCCAGCTGTCAGAACACACCTGCAGCCCCCGAATCTAGTCCTTTACCCAGCCCAACACAAACCCTTCCAGACAGCACACACACTG CCCCTTCCAGCTCCCCCCAAAGAAGGAGACGATCTCAACGTCTAGCAACAACCTCTGACTTGATCTGTCCGCCGTCACCACACACAAGGGATACAGCTACTCATCCTACACCACCACCAGATGGACCTCTGATAGCTG ATGAAGACAGCAGCACTCTGGTTAAAACAGAAGCTATTTCACAAAAGCCAGTTTCAGAAAGCCCATCCACAGCTACTTCCACTGCCAGTGCTCAGGCACCAATCACTGAGAAGGagaaaatgaatgatgttttGCCCAGTAATCAAGCAGCACTTGAAGGGAACTCACCTGCTGTAGTCCCAG CTGCAATTCAGAAAGTTCCTTCTAGAACACCTAAAGCCAACAAACATGCCAGAGAACCAA TCATAAACACCAAGAGGTCTGATGACCCCTTAGCTCCCAACGAGTGTATAATAGATCTGGACCATAATAAATTTAAGTGTAAAGTCTCTGGCTGCTCGAAAGCGTTCCGGAAAGCTAAGCTGTTGGACTATCACCTGAAGTACTATCACAACACTGAGAAAGAAATGGACACCGAGGTCTGCTCCCCAGAGAGGGAGGGCCGCACCAGGGCCACGTCTGCTTCCATGCCTACAAGCACATTATCAGATGTCCCCGATAACAAGAGGCGCAGGACCGTCTCTACTTCTTCCT CTCTGTCCTCTCAGGGCTTCATGCTTCAAATGGACAGTGGTGGCTGTGTGCGGCCTTCTAAGTTTTGTAAAAAGAAACGCTCGTCTGCCTCTATGAGTTCAGACAGTACAGAGGTCTCCCTTCCACCTCCCACCTTTGATAACCTCCACGACAAGATTATCAAGAAGGACAAGCACTTGGATG GTCTTTGTATAAAAACAGAGCGTAAATTCAAACTGGATGATAAATGTCAACTGTTTG TCAAAAAGAGGGATAAAGACCGGAGAGACAGAAAAGAAAAGGACCTTTTCCGAattaaacagaagaaaaagaaaaaaaagaagaaaaaatcaaaACTGCATT GTTACCCAGACCTGGATGAGATGTCGTTGGCTTACTTGGAGAGACCGTCTTCCCCACCGCATCGTTCTTCCTCTAGTGCCTTCAAGCACAGCACCTTCCAATACCCTCGTGCCATACTATCTGTCGACCTCACCGGGGAGA ACCTTTCAGACATCGACTTCCTGGAAGACTCGACAACTGAGAGCTTACTGTTCAGTGGAGATGAGTATAACCAGGATCTAGACTCAATCACTATGGAGGACTTTcaggatgaggatgatgatggtgCTGATGAAATTGTTCGCTGCATATGCGAGATGGATGAAGAAAATGGCTTCATGATTCAG TGTGAAGAATGTATGTGCTGGCAGCACAGTGTATGTATGGGGCTTTTGGAGGACAGCATCCCTGAACAGTACATCTGTTACATCTGTAGAGACCCTCCAG GTCAGAGGTGGAGCGCAAAGTACCGCCATGATAAAGACTGGCTTCAAAAAGGCCACATGTACGGCCTGTCTTTCCTCACCGAGAACTACTCGCATCAGAATGCCAAGAAAATCGTGTCCACTCACCAGCTGCTGGCTGATGTTTACAGTGTTAAAAACCTGCTCCATGGCCTTCAGCTAAAGATGGATATTTTACA GAACAAGCATAACCCAAGTTTACACTTGTGGGCTCGGTCTTGGGTAAACTCTGATGAGGACCAGCCTATGGGTGGAGTTCCAGACGGTCTACATTTCAAAGAGCACCTTAATCAGAATTCAAACCCTGAAACCTACATTACTAGTGAGCACAGCTACCAAAAACCACCTGGGACTGGTGCCGAGCACACAAGAGATGAGCAGGGGATGCAAATGGGCTCTCAGTTTAACATAAAGGAAGAAGAG GTCAGCAGTGCCATTGCTCTGTCTGGATGTGTTAATGACAGCAGTGTGGAGCAGACCAGGAACTGCCTGCAGTGGCAGATGAACCTGCTCACACACATAGAGGACATTCAGAACCAGTTGTCGGGCCGCATGGACCTCATTGAGAAAGAGCTTGATG TGCTGGAGAGCTGGCTGGACTTCACTGGTGAATTGGAGCCTCCTGATCCTCTGGCCCGACTCCCTCAGCTCAAGTGCCGCATCAAACAGCTTCTGACTGACCTGGGAAAAGTGCAGCAGATGAGCACCCTCTGCTCTGTGTGA